Proteins from one Sabethes cyaneus chromosome 2, idSabCyanKW18_F2, whole genome shotgun sequence genomic window:
- the LOC128734054 gene encoding GPI ethanolamine phosphate transferase 3 yields the protein MAKSWNFVFVLVWLSVILGAGIHLFSKGFLLTRIAQTDYSTCLRYDDYQCPLEDGSRVPCNGSEKVRSILRDVNQSANICLPQKSKVIVLLIDALRYDFGTIYEAPKQPYQNQLTILQELRNRYPEHTRMLRFIADPPTTTLQRLKGMTTGSLPTFIDIGSNFASPEINEDNIVDQWVRANKTGVFLGDSTWTELFPQRFQRKYDYPSFNIHDLDTVDVAIEKLLPPEIGRKDWDVIVAHFLGVDHCGHRYGPKHEEMGRKLREMNEVIRNVTEQMDVETTLIVIGDHGMTQTGDHGGESTEEVEALFFMYSKGTPLLPEEYDGFSQEIQQIDLVPLVSNLLGVPVPYSNLGLVNFQLLPDVQVDTFLRYQLALLHLWQNARQIQRYFQQYAEANQGTFTVDQLDDLENKFLILTQRVNTVYTEAAFQSLSKDLRLYLKDILDSCRDIWVKFDPLLISHGLLITFLCCFAIFLLIANSNPNQLGQIFNGTTIYYIVVLNFMAAASGFFFYRDFNLTSSEHGIIFFASMASIAVLMFLVIKNWINITENLSQHQHSKNFVTRISFVFTTCVFFSNSFIVEEQKVLSYVLIGFFLLALWNLQMNSHFKVTRFRWPVLRKSALLKLAALTLFGISLVRMSENYFRCREEQGNCTDYIMTAPTPDAMRRSAGPQFYGFPALALVSYIVCARLYLKTCGNLTGNAVNVLLARYGPMVGAVCSCGHFILSKSNTKGIPQIHIDALAWVVYILLAVQILTVLITPLMVYILPKRREMMNILYGDRNIAPEIYRQLRDNYNSTSSTPSDEVPIVCGLATVYSSVFIAIGIFLTLLLALLLGSNGTAGLIISLVVTICYGIITSILQYENSTNLQTCLQPTFTTLISWITLMQFGFYATSHQPTMSQIDWNAAFIGRTWYYDNNNIISAILVLLNTFSLSFLLSVLFPLIIFTPFCVYTMWPSLAQKVCQPKPTTIGPPKRGGPKATRKTEAGNVEYRSVTVNRPTTDDDANDTTSGSKETDFDVTKGEINLYENEKAFIGTVFKAGCQLLLIQGIRIFCAMFACTLHCRHLMVWKIFAPRFIYEGIGSYIVFIGVNLGFLLLLRVHRAVNTLITRINKDR from the exons atggccaaatcaTGGAATTTCGTCTTCGTGCTGGTGTGGCTATCGGTCATTCTCGGAGCTGGCATCCATTTATTCTCGAAAGGATTCCTGCTGACCCGAATAGCGCAGACGGATTATAGTACGTGCCTACGGTACGATGATTATCAATGTCCGCTAGAGGATGGTTCCCGG GTACCGTGTAATGGTTCCGAAAAGGTTCGCTCAATATTACGCGATGTCAACCAGTCGGCTAACATTTGCTTACCACAGAAAAGTAAAGTTATCGTGCTACTAATCGATGCGCTGCGATATGATTTTGGAACTATCTATGAAGCGCCAAAACAGCCATATCAAAATCAGCTAACGATTCTGCAGGAACTACGGAATCGTTACCCGGAACATACTCGTATGCTTCGCTTCATAGCGGATCCTCCTACTACGACTTTACAACGATTAAAGGGAATGACAACCGGTAGTCTGCCGACATTCATAGACATTGGCTCGAATTTTGCTTCGCCAGAAATTAATGAAGACAACATTGTTGACCAATGGGTGAGAGCGAATAAAACCGGCGTATTTCTTGGGGACAGTACTTGGACAGAGTTGTTTCCCCAACGATTCCAGAGAAAGTATGACTATCCGAGCTTTAATATTCACGACTTGGACACGGTCGATGTGGCTATTGAAAAGCTGCTTCCACCGGAAATTGGACGAAAGGATTGGGACGTCATTGTGGCACACTTTCTGGGTGTCGATCATTGCGGGCATCGTTATGGACCGAAGCACGAAGAAATGGGTAGGAAGTTACGGGAAATGAACGAAGTTATCCGTAACGTTACGGAACAGATGGACGTGGAAACGACGTTGATCGTAATTGGTGACCATGGAATGACCCAAACCGGTGACCATGGTGGAGAGTCGACCGAGGAAGTGGAAGCTTTGTTTTTTATGTATTCCAAAGGGACACCATTGTTGCCGGAAGAGTACGATGGTTTTAGTCAAGAAATACAGCAAATCGATCTGGTTCCGCTGGTGTCAAATTTGCTAGGAGTACCGGTTCCATACTCGAATCTAGGGTTGGTGAATTTTCAACTACTTCCAGACGTACAAGTCGACACGTTCTTGCGCTATCAGCTGGCACTTCTTCATTTGTGGCAAAATGCACGTCAAATTCAGCGATACTTCCAGCAGTATGCAGAAGCCAATCAGGGCACTTTTACCGTTGATCAACTGGATGATTTGGAGAACAAGTTTCTCATTTTGACGCAGCGAGTGAATACCGTGTACACGGAAGCTGCTTTCCAAAGTCTCTCCAAGGATCTACGACTGTATTTGAAGGATATTCTAGATAGTTGCCGTGATATATGGGTCAAATTCGATCCCCTACTCATATCACATGGATTGCTGATAACGTTTTTATGTTGTTTTGCCATATTCCTGTTGATTGCCAACTCAAATCCAAACCAACTGGGACAAATATTCAATGGCACTACTATTTACTACATTGTGGTGCTCAATTTTATGGCTGCTGCATCCGGCTTTTTCTTCTATCGAGATTTTAATCTTACATCTAGCGAACACGGCATCATTTTCTTTGCCTCAATGGCGTCGATTGCGGTTCTGATGTTCCTGGTAATCAAAAACTGGATCAATATTACCGAGAATCTTAGCCAGCATCAGCATTCGAAAAATTTTGTCACCagaatttcgttcgttttcaCGACTTGTGTTTTCTTTTCCAACAGTTTTATCGTCGAGGAGCAAAAAGTGTTATCCTATGTGCTTATTGGTTTCTTTTTGCTCGCTTTGTGGAACTTACAGATGAATAGCCATTTCAAGGTAACCCGCTTCCGATGGCCCGTATTGCGTAAATCGGCTTTATTGAAACTCGCTGCCCTGACGCTGTTTGGCATCTCGCTGGTACGAATGTCAGAAAACTACTTCCGCTGCCGTGAAGAACAGGGAAATTGCACGGATTATATTATGACGGCGCCGACGCCGGATGCAATGCGACGATCGGCCGGACCGCAGTTTTACGGCTTTCCAGCGCTCGCTCTGGTATCGTACATTGTTTGTGCTCGGTTGTACCTCAAAACGTGTGGTAATTTAACCGGAAATGCCGTTAATGTACTACTCGCCAGGTATGGACCAATGGTTGGTGCAGTCTGTAGCTGTGGCCATTTCATACTATCCAAAAGCAATACCAAAGGAATTCCGCAAATTCATATAGATGCCCTGGCGTGGGTCGTTTATATTCTGTTGGCTGTCCAAATTTTGACGGTGTTGATTACTCCATTGATGGTCTACATTTTACCTAAAAGgcgagaaatgatgaatatTTTGTACGGTGATCGGAATATAGCTCCGGAGATTTACAGGCAGCTTAGAGACAACTACAATTCTACAAGTTCAACCCCATCGGATGAAGTTCCAATTGTGTGTGGATTGGCAACCGTCTACTCATCCGTGTTTATTGCCATTGGAATCTTCCTAACTCTTCTGCTGGCACTTTTGCTTGGATCAAACGGAACAGCCGGCCTTATAATATCCCTCGTCGTTACAATTTGCTATGGAATAATTACCTCTATCCTTCAGTACGAAAATTCAACAAATCTGCAGACTTGCCTGCAACCGACATTTACCACGCTAATATCGTGGATCACACTCATGCAATTCGGCTTTTACGCAACTTCCCATCAGCCCACAATGTCCCAAATCGACTGGAATGCGGCATTCATTGGCAGAACTTGGTATtacgacaacaacaacatcatATCGGCCATCCTGGTGCTTCTAAACACATTTTCACTGTCATTCCTGCTATCCGTACTTTTCCCGCTAATTATTTTCACTCCTTTCTGCGTGTACACGATGTGGCCTTCGCTGGCACAAAAAGTTTGCCAACCAAAGCCGACCACCATTGGGCCCCCGAAACGGGGCGGTCCCAAAGCTACGCGCAAAACCGAGGCCGGTAATGTTGAGTACCGCTCAGTAACTGTTAACAGGCCGACAACGGATGACGATGCGAACGACACTACATCGGGCAGTAAGGAAACCGACTTTGATGTGACGAAAGGTGAAATTAACCTGTACGAGAATGAAAAAGCATTCATTGGAACCGTATTCAAGGCGGGCTGCCAGCTGTTGCTAATCCAGGGGATTCGG ATATTCTGTGCCATGTTTGCCTGCACGCTACACTGTCGCCATCTGATGGTGTGGAAAATCTTCGCCCCTCGCTTTATCTACGAGGGCATCGGAAGCTATATTGTTTTCATTGGTGTGAACTTGGGTTTTTTGCTGCTACTGCGAGTACACCGAGCTGTCAACACGTTGATCACTCGGATCAACAAGGATCGATAA